From the genome of Aquila chrysaetos chrysaetos chromosome 8, bAquChr1.4, whole genome shotgun sequence:
tcacaggagagagatcagcctggaaaaggcttttctccacaaacataaaggagaaaagaggcaCAATGGCAGGTGGGGGAACTGAAATTAGGGACTCagagctcctgccccagcccctccccgggctgcccAGGACAGCCCCAGGGGCTGGGTGCGACTCCCATCATGATGAGTCAACAGGAGCGGCTCACTGGATCACCTTCCAGACTTAAAGGGATTACTGCTTAGGGGTATGAGACCCTGGGCTGCCAGGGAAGGGCATTTTGGGACTGCAGGTGACTTACTATGGGATGTCCAGGGGAGAAACCAAAGgcaaaagaagggaaggaacgAGGTGCTTTGTGGAGTAAGAAGGGTGGGAAAATAGAGGGATAAGTATGCATGTCTGGACATGCCTGGCACCTGATCAATGCAGTCTGTCCTGTTTTCTCATTAAACCCCATTTATAACTATTTTTCTGGGTGAACGGGCTCTCTATTCtgaatgcatgtgtgtgtgtacatctATGTGCCAGCAACCAGCCAGACCACAGGCTGCTGGGGGCCTATGTGTCTGCAGTGACTGCAAGTGAGAGAGTGAGGGTACACATGTCAGTGTGTGATCACAGGCAAGTATCGAGCCAGACTAATCGGAGAGTCAGTTAAGCGGCTTGGGAGGCAGATTGTGTGTGCGTGTCTGTCTCTGAGAGGAGTTGGCTACCAGAGGAACCAGAGCATGAAAAGATCCTGAAAGATCCACTCCTCATCAAGACTTTTTTTGATAGCCAAACAACTTACCCGATTGCCATCGAACAGACAGAGTCGAACATGTCTACTGAGAACCTGTATACTGACTCCTGGGAGAGGAATCATTTTACAGCTACATAAAGTCACAATCAGGGATACTCGAGTTGGTCTAGGATAGATCTGAAATACAGACAACAGAAGAAGGATTAAATCTACAGGGTCCTCCTGCACATGGTatcattttgtgtttatttactGAGATGATCAAGCGTAGTGTTCACTAGACTGGATTCTTCTAACCACAAAGCTTGTGTAgcattagcagcagcagcagcaaaatttcTTCATAAGCCTTTAGCTCTCTTCTAAGGAAATTACTACAAATATTTTAGTGTGACAGATAGAAGGTCCTATCAAAgtttgagaagaaagaaatattctaaAAATGGTGCAGATGAAGACATAATCATTAGccaaaatgaaagaagatgaTTTAAATTCATGATTTCACAGTGCCTAGCAGAAGTTCATGGTTTAAAAATCCAGACTAGTCACCCATGCAGATCTGCTTCACCCCAGACAGGGAAGGAACCCACAAACTTAGGATGAAATGTGACTCTTAAAAGATACCCAGCATGACAATTTGTACCAATTTTTTGCCTGTTAGAGAGTAGGATGTGGTAACATCTACTGCCTAAGGAGTCTGGATTGACATCAAAATCCATCATCTGTTTCACAGCAATATTTAGCCACCAATACGAAAGATTGCTAGCAATTCACGTCTAGGGATCCTGTCATTTCTCTCAAGCCAAAAGCATCATAGCTTTCTTACCAGTAATactcacagtatttttttcagagttccACACCAAGTCTTTGAAAGCCAACTGTGATGGAGTAAGTTCAGGCTGCAAAAAGTAACTTGCTCGAAACTGATAGCCTAcaagagtaattttaaaaattcttaacattttttatgaTCTTTATTGCCAAAATGAATGACACCCAAAATTCAGATGTGGCTAAAGTCTGTTTGAATATTTGACTGGTCCAAACAAAACTATGAAGGTATCTTCTACAAACACCCTTTAAAAAGGGTACTTTTActatttgtaattatttcattCCAGAAGCACAGtaatttaattaacaaaaagaGCTACtgattttaaacagttttaaacaaaaagactAACAAAACATGAGATGTGTAATATATTTGGTGAAGAGACTCCAAAAGGTCTccaagaaaaagggaagattaaagaaaaaaaaaatcatcattttctgCAATGTCAACAGGAACTATATGACAAAGAGGAATCTTTGAAATCATTAGGAAATTTGTCATTGCCTCTGTGTGGCCAGGATTTCACACAGATAAATGAAAACTTagttgaagaagaaaaaaaaaggcttttataCATTATTTGATGGGTCAAGCATAACCTGTACAGATTACCCAATTACAATTAAGCAATACCGATTTTAGTCCAAATAGCTAGTAACCAGGACAAGAAACTCACCACAGACACTTGAGAATCCTGCACTGCAATTATTATGACAAAATCATACCTTCCTCTAAGAGCTGGAAAAGTGTGGATAGGCGGAATCCTGCAGGAACTGCTCCTATCGTTGCCAGTACCTCTACTGTGTCATtctagcacaaaaaaaaagaaaaagaaaaaggatattaGTATTCCTGCTATTTTAACAGCTAATTCTATCCTAATTTAGAACTCTCACACAACCAATGTCAGAGACCTGGGGCATCAGTCACCTCTTCTCATCCGAAGCTAGTGTGGCCCATCCTCAGGAACTTTTACTCTGTTTCATGTGTGAACCCAGGCTCCTATTTTGTTAAATCCCCCTTCCATTTCAAAGTAGCAGCAGAGAAGCCAGTTACAGAACAAAATCACacccttgaaaaagaaatgataTAGTACTACTGtggcaaaacaacaaaagacaTCTTATTTGCATCTTCATTCAGACACatgggctgggctgcagcccatTTCTAAAGCATTAGAGAACATTCATGTAGCATTTCTTGCtacaaaaaacaaaatagagatgttaattaaaaacaatggtCTGTAATATGAGAAACAGTGTTTGGTAAAAGGCAAACCTTGTctacaaaataattaacattatGGTAGATGAAGTTGCTATGTAAGAGATACACCTACCTCTGTGATAGCTCTTCTTACAGCACTCCAGTGAGAAtctgttctgaaagaaaaataatgtttttttaataatatatcaTCCTCAGGTGGACAAAAATTTCAACACTAAATATTGACTTGTTTTCAAATAGCAGCAGCTTAATAACCATACCTATCTGAGATCCTAGTAATGACATATTTCCAGCCACTAAGACTAATTGCTAGACTGTCTCATGAGCTGGAACATAACTCGATACATGACCCAGTCATTCTTTGAttttatgggggggggggaaggcaaaccaaagcaaaactcCCCAACAAACCACTCTAGTAGAAGTGTGtctgcaaactgaaaaaaaaaaaaaagaaaagcaagtgacTGCtgtactaaaaagaaaaatgcaaagaaccAAATACCCTTGTGAGGTATTCTCACTGTAAGAAATGTACTGCCAGATttaaggagaaggaagaataattttataCTTATTTGCTTTCACATCACtccatttacctttttttaatttcgGTTCCATCTGCTGTTTCATCCACCACTTCTATGTGTTCTTCACTTTGCTCTTGGCTTTCACCATCTTCATTATGGACCTGTAATTCAGATTCAAAATGGCAAAATGCTTGATTTCTTCACCATTCTGTTCTTTCTCCAACCATAGCACACATTAATAGTTTAGAAGAGGAGATTTTCTGTCTGTGATGCATCACTCCAGAGCACTGTAACTGCAGAACACTGCCCTTAGTTCTGCAGCTACAGCAAATGATTGAAGTATTCCTACAAGTAAGCAAGAGGATACATTTGCAAAGTggattctttaaaaagagaaatacatcaGCATCGTGAAGTAAAAAGCTAGCTACTCAACATGCTCTTTAGTTACATTGTGAAAAGTTCTATTCCATCTGATCACTCAATCCAAACTGTGTACCCACATTTAAATGTTCACCATAATTGCACACTGGATATCTATGTGCATAAGTACATAAACTAACATGTGTAAGCaactctaaaaatgaaaaaaaaagttacaaagctttaaaatccattttttaagAGGTTCTTCCAAACTTTGTTGAATTACAAAATACTCCAACATTTACATGGACTCACATTTCATATAAATTATGAAAAGCCCGAATTAGTCCATAGCAGCTTGGAGTCTTCAGAGCTGACCTTTAGTGACAAAGATTATGACTTCAATATTCAAAAAACTTCTCTGCACTTACATGTCTCATCTTCACAAGGcacaaaaatactgcttttgctAACTATCTCCATACACATGTACACAAACACAGTGTTATTTCCAAATAACTggcaaaacactgctgtgtgtCACCATGTAAGCATTATGACCAATTTTATGCAGCTATATTATCAttaatatacataaaataacaGAGGTGAGACTAGAACAGAAGAAGGTTGCAGCACACTAACCGCAAGGTAGGTTCTAGGAACGAGGCCTCTCTCCCCTTTCAAGTTTTCGGCTACCCACCAGCCATCCGCCTTCTTGTCATGTATAAGTAGGACTTCACCTTTCTTTGCCATtagaaagagacagaaacaaaacacagccaaGTATTTCAAAATGGCTCCaagcacaatgaaaaaaaaaaaacaccaaaaccacaaaagcttAATTTTTCCCACAACAGAGATCACAGACTACTGTGACAGACCCTGCCACTACAGAAGGTGGCAAAAGGACACTGGACTCCACTAAGCCAAACATACACCAGGAAAAGCCATTTCTCCCTGAATCCCAGAAGCATAGGATTTAATTGGTGTTACTCCTTAATACAGAATGATCTGCAGTCAAAAAACTTTGAGTGACATATTTACCGTAAATGTGAGGTCCCCTTCCTGCTGTGCATTAAAGTTTCCCACTGCAATACACTTTTTAACATTTGGATCATCCAACAATTTATCCTCCTCATCATCATCTGCTTCTTCACTATCTTCCTCCTCACTACTTTCATCTTCACTCTCAtcctcttcttcattttcatcttctgtttgaGGATCTTTCTGATGTTCTTCATCCCTAcccaaaataaatcaaacttttcttattattattttaacaaaacttCTTGAAATTGCTGTAAAGCCTTGCAACATGGGCTTCTCTACAAGGACATTATCCAGATACAGAATTTTCATTCCTGTGTTTCACTCTCTGTCCTGATCTGAAAAAACTCCAAAATCCCAATGGTGTTTCCTCCCTAAGTATGCAGATGACATTGCATCCTCTCCTCTCAACAGCCACGTTACATTTCAGCCATTAACCAACACCCTCAGAAAATTCCAGCGAGTCATTCACGACTGCATCAAGAAAACAAGCCCCAGAAGAGCTGGCTCATgagcacttctttttttaactgtgtgtTAAGATAATAAAGGGATGAGCTAACAATTTTTCAGGGTTCTTTCCAACCATACGTGTACAATTCAATAAAAGCGCAGagtatgtttgtttgtttaagctACTTACACTGCATAATTTGTAGTCACATTATCCTGATCCAAGACAAGAACaagtttctgcagctgctgagagAGTTTTagcaacagcttttcttcttcttctttcctcagATTATAATTCCCCACAGGTGCAGGCTCATCAGCCTGAGAAAGAAGAACACAACAAATTGCTCAAAGAATCAAAGTTAAAGTCCCCCTATAAAGTTAGTTTTCCACACGTCTTACAAGCTTTCACCTTCCTGGGCTGCTGTCACTCCCTGTTTAGTGACACCTTTCTTGCCCTTTTACTCTGCCAAGACGAAATTTTGTGTTAAATTTCAAATCTGCATTCTCCACTCCCAGTATAATGTGTTGAGTTGATAAACATTATAAGCACAGAACTTGTACAcaataaagcattaaaaacgTGCTTTTAAATAACATAAATGGATCTCAGAGATCCCAATCGGGCATCGTGCAGTGCTAGGCATCGCCCTTGTCCTGAGGCACCTAAAATCGAAGGAGGCTGGTGTTCTCTAAATGCTCTCCATGATGCATTTTGGAGAAAACCATTAACAAATTCATCTCCATACTTACTTTTTTCAAATCATGAAGAGCATTTCTATTCTCATCCACCAGTTTCTTCAGCTGCATACATCTGCATTGACAGCAAGACAGATAGATAGCATTTTCTTAAACTTCTGATAGATGGGTGACCCAAATCAGGCACACGTACTGAGACGTGTCCATTTAGACACTCAGACCTTCGCCCAGCTCTGTGTGCACGCAGTGTAACAAATACTGATACCAGCCCAAACGGCAGATTAGCTGGTTATTACCTGTGACGTGCAAGTTCCCACTTAAAACTACCTCAGCCCTTGAGGACTGGGAAACAGCTAGCCTGTTGCTTCCGCCTGGAAAACAGACAAGCGAGAAGGGGCAGGGAAGAGATGTGTACGATTAGGAGAAAAACGGGACGGCGTATGGGGGACCATCTGCTCCTTCTTCTGACGCAAAGCTGAGGGGGAACGGAGTGAATCTGCCGGGGGCTTTGCTCAGAGCAACCGGGAGACGGTTCTTTCCACGGCGCAGAGTTAAGCCACGCAACTCCTGGCCGCCGGACGCTACTCAAGTTAACAGTGAGGGGAAGGCTGAGGGCAGGGCCCGGCCGGTGGGACCTCCTCGGAGCTCCGCCTCACCTTTGCCAAAGGGCCTTCCGCTGCCCGGGGGCCGGCGCCGCGCTCTCCGCCCGCACCGCCTCCACCTGCAACACAGGACAGGTGCCGTCAGCCGCCGGCCGAggcccgccgctgccccgggccgggccgggccgggccgggccgttCCCCCCCGGTAcctgtgcctgcagctcccGGCTCCGCCGCTGCACCCGCTGCAGCgggccccgcgcccgccgccccgacATGGTTGCTAGGCAACGGGGGAAAGGGTGGGGACAGGCAGCGGCGCTGCGCGATGCCGTCACTTCCGGGCCGCGCGGTACGCCGGGAGTTGTAGGCGCCGCGGGCCGCCCGCCGGAGGGACA
Proteins encoded in this window:
- the NPHP1 gene encoding nephrocystin-1 isoform X4, whose translation is MSGRRARGPLQRVQRRSRELQAQVEAVRAESAAPAPGQRKALWQRCMQLKKLVDENRNALHDLKKADEPAPVGNYNLRKEEEEKLLLKLSQQLQKLVLVLDQDNVTTNYAVDEEHQKDPQTEDENEEEDESEDESSEEEDSEEADDDEEDKLLDDPNVKKCIAVGNFNAQQEGDLTFTKGEVLLIHDKKADGWWVAENLKGERGLVPRTYLAVHNEDGESQEQSEEHIEVVDETADGTEIKKRTDSHWSAVRRAITENDTVEVLATIGAVPAGFRLSTLFQLLEEGYQFRASYFLQPELTPSQLAFKDLVWNSEKNTIYPRPTRVSLIVTLCSCKMIPLPGVSIQVLSRHVRLCLFDGNRVLSNIHTVRATWQPKNPQTWTFSPRVTGILPSLLDGDCFVRSNSVSSDIGILFELGITYIRNSTGERGELSCGWAFLKLFTSNGMPVPSKMYELLLNGGTPYERGVEVDPSISRRAGSGVFHQFITLKKQPVLVVKLRSLCAQSKDILNLLPETLIGSMCYIHLLIFYRQILGDALLKDRISMQSTDLICNPILTTFPQLMDQPDLMDALRSAWADRERTLKRSEKRDGEFLKSLFVLVYHDSIFPLLQSTFLPDYKWAEEESEASRWKAIADFLKKSRENDGALQYLLSPENTHRAFDVSELAYDFLEVRKNNPGV